In Pseudomonas sp. FP1742, the DNA window CTGTGCACGCGATGTTCGGCACGAACTTTTTTCAACAAATCCAATGCGGGGGTCATGACAGCTCCAGGCTTGGCGACAGAAGAAAAAATACTGCGCAGGATTCTAGGTCATCGATCGACAAAAGGCTCTATTGCGGCGCTATTTCAAAGGCCTTACCCGGTTTTCCGCGATGCGCCCGGGCTCTTCCTGCCGGATGAATGACGCGATCATTCACAGGACTAATAGTTTAAATATGACCGACAGTTCACTTTCGACCTTTGACAGCAGTGTTTCTTGTCTATATTTTTTCGAATGTGAATACTGTACGAATGTCTCACCGCAGCACCCGGCAGTAAGCCGAGCACAGGATGGGGATCCTGCCTCGGTGAAAATCGCGCTTTGACCTTGATGAAAAAGCGCCAGACAACAACAAAAACGAGGTTTTCAATGACAACTGCTTTACAACAACCGTCGCTCTCGAGCCAATGCATGGCTGAGTTTCTGGGTACTGCACTGCTTATTTTTTTCGGCACGGGTTGCGTTGCCGCGCTCAAGGTTGCGGGTGCCAGCTTCGGGCTGTGGGAAATCAGCATCATCTGGGGGGTTGGCGTCAGTATGGCGATCTACCTCACCGCCGGCGTTTCCGGCGCTCACCTCAACCCGGCCGTGAGCATCGCACTGAGCATTTTCGCTGACTTCGAAAAGCGCAAACTGCCTTTCTATATCTTCTCCCAGGTGGCCGGCGCGTTCTGCGGAGCCTTGTTGGTTTACACGCTATACAGCAACCTGCTCTTCGATTTCGAACAAACTCACCAAATGGTTCGTGGCACTGAAGCCAGCCTTGAATTGGCCTCGGTGTTCTCCACCTTCCCGAACCCTGCCCTGTCCACCGCCCAGGCCTTTTTGGTTGAGGTGATCATTACCGCCATCCTGATGGGCGTGATCATGTCGCTGACCGACGACAACAATGGCCTGCCAAAAGGGCCATTGGCACCGTTGCTGATCGGCCTGCTGATTGCCGTGATCGGCAGCTCGATGGGCCCGCTGACCGGTTTCGCGATGAACCCGGCCCGGGACTTCGGTCCTAAACTAATGACTTTCTTCGCGGGCTGGGGTGAAATTTCCTTCACTGGCGGGCGCGATATCCCGTACTTCCTGATTCCGGTTTTTGCACCGATTGTCGGTGCCTGTCTCGGTGCTGCAGCTTATCGCGGGTTGATTGCCCGTCATCTGCCCGGCGCCATACCTGCTACAAAGGACGCAACACCGGCCATTGACGGCAAACCAAGAACTTCTTGAAACCGTTGGCGCGTGATCCTGCCCATTTGGTCTCGCGCCTGACTTCACTTCCTTATTTCATCCAAGGCAATCGACATGACCGACATTCAGAATAAGAACTACATCATTGCCCTCGATCAGGGTACGACCAGCTCCCGCGCGATCATTTTCGACCGCGACGCGAACGTGGTTTGCACCGCCCAGCGTGAATTCGCACAGCATTACCCGCAAGCCGGTTGGGTCGAACACGACCCGATGGAAATCTTCGCCACCCAAAGCGCCGTGATGGTCGAGGCCCTGGCGCAAGCCGGCCTGCATCACGATCAGGTCGCGGCCATCGGCATCACCAACCAGCGCGAAACCACCGTGGTCTGGGACAAGACCACCGGCCGCCCGATCTACAACGCGATCGTCTGGCAGTGCCGCCGCAGCACCGAAATCTGCCAGCAGCTCAAGCGCGATGGCCACGAGCAATACATCAGCGATACCACCGGCCTGGTCACCGACCCGTACTTCTCCGGCACCAAGCTCAAGTGGATCCTCGACAACGTCGAAGGCAGCCGTGAGCGGGCGCGCAAGGGTGAACTGCTGTTCGGCACCATCGACAGCTGGCTGATCTGGAAATTTACCGGCGGCAAGGTGCACGTCACCGACTACACCAACGCCTCGCGCACCATGCTCTTCAACATCCACACGCTGGAGTGGGACGCGAAGATGCTGGACGTCCTCGACATCCCGCGCGAGATGTTGCCGGAAGTTAAGTCCTCGTCCGAAATCTACGGCCACACCAAAAGTGGCATCGCCATTGGCGGTATCGCCGGCGACCAGCAGGCCGCCCTGTTCGGCCAGATGTGCGTCGAGCCAGGCCAGGCGAAAAACACCTACGGCACCGGTTGCTTCCTGCTGATGAACACCGGCGACAAAGCGGTGAAGTCCAAGCACGGCATGCTGACCACCATCGCTTGCGGCCCGCGCGGCGAAGTGGCCTATGCGCTGGAAGGCGCGGTGTTCAATGGTGGCTCCACCGTGCAGTGGCTGCGTGACGAGTTGAAAATCATCAACGACGCCCACGACACCGAATACTTCGCCAACAAGGTCAAGGACAGCAACGGCGTGTACCTGGTGCCAGCCTTCACCGGCCTGGGCGCTCCGTACTGGGACCCGTATGCCCGTGGCGCGCTGTTCGGCCTGACCCGCGGTGTACGCGTGGATCACATCATTCGTGCGGCGCTTGAGTCGATTGCCTACCAGACCCGCGATGTTCTGGACGCCATGCAGCAGGACTCCGGCGAGCGCCTGAAGGCCCTGCGCGTGGACGGCGGCGCAGTGGCGAACAACTTCCTGATGCAGTTCCAGGCCGACATTCTCGGCACTCAGGTCGAGCGTCCGAAAATGCGCGAAACCACAGCGCTGGGCGCCGCTTACCTGGCGGGCTTGGCCTGCGGTTTCTGGGGCAGCCTGGACGAGTTGCGCGGCAAGGCGGTGATCGAGCGCGAGTTCGAACCGGCGCTGGACGAAACCGCGAAGGAAAAACTCTACGCCGGCTGGAAAAAAGCCGTCAGCCGCACTCGCGATTGGGAACCGCACGAAGGCGCTGAATAAGCCACGGGCCGGACTCGTATCCGGTTGTAACTGGTAGGGAGCGGATTCCTGCGGCATCATGGGCAAATTTTGCACGGCAGCCCAAAGGAAGCCCCATGAATCTGCCTCCCCGTCAGCAGCAAATCCTCGAACTGGTCCGCGAACGCGGCTATGTCAGCATCGAGGAAATGGCCCAGCTGTTCGTCGTTACACCGCAAACCATCCGCCGCGATATCAATCAACTGGCGGAAGTGAATCTGTTGCGTCGCTATCATGGCGGCGCCGCCTACGACTCCAGTGTCGAAAACACCGCCTACGCCATGCGCGCCGATCAGATGCGCGATGAAAAGCAGCGTATCGGCGAAGCCATTGCGGCGCAGATTCCCGATCATGCCTCGCTGTTCATCAATATCGGCACCACCACCGAATCCATCGCTCGGGCGCTGCTCAACCACAGCCACCTGAAGATCATCACCAATAACCTGCATGTGGCCTCGATGCTCAGCGCCAAGGACGACTTCGACGTGCTGCTGACCGGTGGCAACGTGCGGCGTGACGGTGGCGTGGTCGGTCAGGCCAGCGTCGACTTCATCAACCAGTTCAAGGTCGACTTCGCCCTGGTCGGCATCAGCGGCATCGACGAAGACGGCAGCCTGCTGGACTTCGATTACCAGGAAGTGCGGGTGTCCCAGGCGATCATCGCCAACGCCCGACAAGTGATTCTCGCGGCCGACTCCAGCAAATTCGGGCGCAACGCGATGATTCGCCTGGGCCCGATCAGCCTGGTCGATTGCCTGGTCACCGACCAGCAGCCTTCCCCGGCCCTGGCGCAGTTGTTGAGCCAGCACAAGATTCGGCTGGAAGTCGTTTAACCCTCCCCCAACATTTTCGTCGTCTGTACCGACGCCATCGCGGGCAAGCCCGCTCCCACAGGGTCTGCACATAACCTGTGGGAGCGGGCTTGCCCGCGATGACGGTCGTCCTCGCCATACACCTTTTGCGGCCTACCGCGCATCTGAATGTTCGGAAATTTTCCTTTAACGCCCCTTCGATCAGTATTTTCAATCGAAGCTCACTGGCTGTGGGCGTCTTTATGGGCTAATATTTTCGCAAATGAACATTAATGTTCGAATTCAAATATAGAAATTCAAAAAACCGAGGCCAGCCGATGCCCACTTCCACCTTGCCTACGCCCCCTCTCGCCGAGGTTTACGATATCGCCGTCATCGGTGGTGGAATCAATGGCGTGGGGATCGCAGCGGATGCCGCCGGTCGCGGCCTTTCGGTGTTCCTGTGCGAAAAGGACGACCTGGCCAGCCACACTTCGTCGGCCAGCAGTAAACTGATCCACGGCGGCCTGCGCTACCTGGAACATTACGAATTCCGCCTGGTGCGCGAAGCCCTGGCCGAGCGCGAAGTGTTGCTGGCCAAGGCGCCGCACATCGTCAAGCAGATGCGCTTCGTGCTGCCCCACCGCCCGCACCTGCGCCCGGCCTGGATGATCCGCGCCGGCCTGTTCCTTTATGACCACCTCGGCAAACGGGAAAAGCTCGAAGGTTCGAAAAGCCTGAAGTTCGGCCCGGACAACCCGCTCAAAAGCGAAATAACCAAAGGCTTCGAATACTCCGATTGCTGGGTCGATGACGCGCGTCTCGTCGTGCTGAACGCCATGGCTGCCCGCGAGAAAGGCGCGCACGTCCATACGCAAACCCGCTGCGTCAACGCCCGTCGCACCAAGGGCCTGTGGCACCTGCACCTGGAACGCGCCGACGGCAGCCTGTTTTCGATCCGCGCCAAGGCACTGGTGAACGCAGCCGGCCCATGGGTCGCCCAGTTCATCCGTGACGACCTGAAGATGGAATCGCCCTATGGCATCCGCCTGATCCAGGGCAGCCACCTGATCGTGCCGAAACTGTATGAAGGCGAACACGCGCACATTCTGCAAAACGAAGATCAGCGCATCGTTTTCACCATTCCGTACCTGAACCACTTCACCCTGATCGGTACCACCGACCGCGAATACACTGGCGACCCGGCGAAAGTTGCGATCACTGAAGGCGAAACCGATTACCTGCTCAAAGTGGTCAACGCTCACTTCAAGAAGCAAATCAGCCGCGACGACATCCTGCACAGCTATTCCGGTGTTCGTCCGCTGTGCAACGACGAATCCGACAATCCGTCAGCCGTCACCCGCGACTACACCCTGGCGTTGTCGGGCGGTGCCGAAGAAGCGCCGTTGCTGTCGGTGTTCGGCGGCAAACTGACAACGTACCGCAAGCTGGCCGAATCGGCGTTGGCGCAGCTGACCCCGTACTTCTCGTACATCAAGCCAAGCTGGACCGCCAGTGCCCCCCTGCCCGGCGGCGAAGACATGACGACCCCGCAGGCGTTGAGTTCGCGGATCCGCGACAAGTACGACTGGGTGCCTGCCGAAATCGCCCGTCGCTGGTCCACCACCTACGGCAGCCGCACCTGGCGCATGCTCGAAGGCGTGGAAAGCCTCGCTGACCTGGGCGAACACATCGGCGGCGGCCTCTACACCCGCGAAGTCGATTACCTGTGCAGCGAAGAATGGGCAACCACCGCCGACGACATCCTCTGGCGTCGCAGCAAGCTTGGGCTGTTCACCACTGCGGCGGAGCAGCAAAAGCTCAAGGATTACCTGAACAAGGTCGTACAGAACCGCAGCAAAATCGAAGCAGCCTGATCGGCAATCCGATTGAACCCAAAAGCCCCTGAATCTCACGATTCAGGGGCTTTTTTGTATTCCGAACACCCTTTGATCCCTGTGGGAGCCGGGCTTGCCCGTGAAGAGCCAGCACAGCCAATATTAATGTCGCTGACATACCGCCATCGCGGGCAAGCCCGGCTCCCACAAGGTTATGCATGAGCCCATGCATTCGGTTTTCCGAACGCGACTTGCCGGTCGATTCGGTAAACCGGATCGAGCAGCCGCAAATTCAACGCCATAAATAGTTGCCATCCCTTAAAAATCAATAACTTGCTCCATACCACCAAGCCTGGCACGAGTCATGCTCTACACTCCCGGACGAATGTTTGTTGCGCTCCCCCTTCAAGAGCCGTCAGGCATTCGAAGCACAGCAAAGGCCGATGAACTGGCTCCATAAAAAAAACAATGTCGAGGAAAATTTGATGCGCATCGTTCCCCATATCCTGGGCGCAGCCATTGCTGCCGCTCTGATTAGCACTCCAGTTTTCGCCGCCGAACTCACCGGCACACTGAAGAAGATCAAAGAGTCCGGCACCATCACCCTCGGGCATCGTGACGCTTCCATTCCGTTTTCCTACATCGCGGACGCTTCCGGCAAACCGGTTGGCTACTCCCACGATATCCAGCTGAAAATCGTTGAAGCCATCAAGAAAGACCTGGACATGCCCAACCTCCAGGTCAAATACAACCTGGTGACCTCGCAAACCCGTATCCCGCTGGTGCAGAACGGCACCGTGGACGTCGAGTGCGGCTCCACCACCAACAACGTCGAGCGTCAGCAACAAGTTGATTTCTCCACCGGCATCTTCGAAATCGGCACCAAGCTGCTGGCCAAGAAGGACTCGCCCTACAAAGACTTCGCCGACCTGAAAGGCAAGAACGTCGTGACCACCGCCGGCACCACGTCCGAGCGCATCCTCAAGTCGATGAACGCCGACAAGCAGATGGGCATGAACGTGATCTCCGCCAAAGACCATGGCGAATCATTCCAGATGCTGGAAACCGGCCGTGCCGTGGCCTTCATGATGGACGACGCCTTGCTGGCCGGTGAAATGGCCAAGGCCAAGAAGCCGGATGACTGGGCCGTGACCGGCACACCACAATCGTTCGAAATCTACGGCTGCATGGTCCGCAAGGGCGACGCGCCGTTCAAGAAAGCCGTCGACGACGCAATCATCGCGACCTACAAGTCGGGCGAGATCAACAAGATCTACGAAAAATGGTTCATGCAGCCAATCCCGCCAAAAGGCCTGAACCTGAACTTCCCGATGAGCGACGAGCTCAAGACCCTGATCGCCAATCCGACCGACAAAGCGGCTGACGAAAAGAAATCCTGATTTCTGACTAACGTTACCCCCTGAGAAGGCCTTTGCCCTTTCAGGGGTTGTCACTCCCTGCTGGCATTTCTGGAAACACTCGAACCGGTGGTTGTCGAGCCGTTCGCGTGTGCCTGACCGTCATCGGGCACTTGTACATCGATCGAATCCGAGGGGAGACCCTAATGAATTACAACTGGGACTGGGGCGTGTTCTTCAAGTCCACCGGCGTGGGCAGCGAAATTTATTTCGACTGGTACCTCTCCGGCTTGGGCTGGACCATCGCCATCGCCGTCGCCGCCTGGATCATCGCGCTGCTGCTGGGCTCGATCCTGGGCGTCATGCGCACGGTGCCGAATCGCATCGTATCGGGCATCGCGACCTGCTACGTCGAACTCTTCCGTAACGTGCCACTGCTGGTGCAGCTGTTCATCTGGTACTTCCTGGTGCCCGACCTGCTGCCGCAAAACCTGCAGGACTGGTACAAGCAGGACCTGAACCCAACCACCTCGGCCTTCCTCAGTGTCGTCGTGTGCCTGGGCCTGTTCACCACGGCCCGGGTTTGCGAACAAGTGCGCACCGGTATCCAGGCGCTGCCCCGCGGCCAGGAATCCGCTGCCCGCGCCATGGGTTTCAAGCTGCCGCAGATCTACTGGAACGTGCTGCTGCCCCAGGCTTATCGCATCATCATTCCGCCGCTTACCTCGGAATTCCTGAACGTGTTCAAGAACTCCTCCGTCGCGTCGCTGATCGGCCTGATGGAGCTGCTCGCGCAGACCAAACAGACCGCCGAGTTCTCCGCCAACCTGTTCGAAGCCTTCACCCTGGCAACGCTGATCTACTTCACCCTGAACATGAGCCTGATGCTGCTGATGCGCGCGGTCGAGAAGAAAGTCGCCGTACCGGGCCTGATTTCCGTAGGGGGTAAATGATGGAATTCGACTTCTCGGGCATCATTCCGTCCCTGCCGGGTATGTGGAACGGCATGGTCATGACCCTCCAGCTGATGGCCCTGGGCGTGAGCGGCGGGATCATCCTCGGCACGGTCCTGGCGTTGATGCGCCTGTCCCACAACAAAGTGCTGTCGAACATTGCCGGCGCCTACGTCAACTACTTCCGCTCGATCCCGCTGCTGCTGGTCATCACCTGGTTCTACCTGGCGGTGCCGTTCGTACTGCGCTGGATCACCGGCGAAGACACCCCGATCGGCGCGTTCGCCTCGTGCATCGTGGCGTTCATGATGTTCGAAGCGGCGTACTTCTGCGAAATCGTCCGGGCCGGCGTGCAGTCGATTCCCAAGGGGCAGATGGGCGCAGCCCAGGCCCTGGGCATGACGTATGGCCAGATGATGCGGTTGATCATCCTGCCCCAAGCGTTCCGCAAGATGACTCCGCTGCTGTTGCAACAGAGCATCATCCTGTTTCAGGACACCTCGCTGGTCTACGCGGTCGGTCTGGTGGACTTCCTCAATGCCTCGCGTGCCAGTGGCGACATCATCGGCCGCTCCAATGAGTTCCTGATCTTCGCAGGTCTCACGTACTTCATCATCAGCTTTGCCGCCTCGCAGCTGGTCAAGCGTCTGCAAAAAAGGTTCGCCGTATGATCTCTATCAAGAACGTCAACAAGTGGTATGGGGACTTCCAGGTACTGACTGATTGCAGCACCGAGGTCAAAAAAGGCGAAGTGATCGTGGTGTGCGGGCCGTCCGGTTCCGGCAAATCCACCCTGATCAAGTGCGTCAATGCACTGGAACCGTTCCAGAAAGGCGACATCGTGGTCGATGGCACGTCCATCGCCGATCCGAAGACCAACCTGCCGAAACTGCGCTCGCGCGTGGGCATGGTGTTCCAGCATTTCGAACTGTTCCCGCACCTGACCATCACCGAAAACCTGACCATCGCGCAGATCAAGGTGCTGGGTCGCAGCAAGGAAGAAGCCACCAAGAAAGGCCTGCAGCTGCTTGAGCGCGTAGGGTTGTCTGCCCATGCGCATAAGCATCCAGGCCAGCTTTCCGGTGGCCAGCAACAACGTGTGGCGATCGCCCGTGCACTGGCGATGGACCCGATCGTCATGCTGTTCGACGAACCGACCTCGGCGCTGGACCCGGAAATGGTCAACGAAGTGCTGGACGTGATGGTGCAACTGGCCCACGAAGGCATGACCATGATGTGCGTGACCCACGAAATGGGCTTCGCCCGCAAGGTCGCGGACCGGGTGATCTTCATGGACGCCGGCAAGATCATCGAAGACTGCAAGAAGGAAGAGTTCTTCGGCGACATCAACGCCCGCTCCGAACGTGCGCAGCATTTCCTCGAGAAGATTCTGCAGCACTAAGAAGGAAGACACCGCTCCCCCAATTGTGGGAGCGGGCTTTTGTGGCGAGGGGGCCGCTGTGGCGAGGGGACTTGCCCCCGTTGGACTGCGTAGCAGTCCCAATACCTGAATACTCGGATTGTCAGATACAACCCGAATCCCGATATTGGGGCCGCTTCGCGACCCAACGGGGGCAAGCCCCCTCGCCACAAAAGCCCCCTCGCCACACAGCAACTCCCACGGGACCCGTGGGGATATGGATATTGTGTTGTGGTTGACCCAAGGCTTCTGTGATGAAATGCGACTCCACTCTCTATCGCGCCGCGCCGCCATCACTCGCCGTGAAACCCCGTCTGATTCGCCATCTGTTCCTGCCGCCGCTGATCATCGCCCTGATGATCGGATTGGGTTACATCGGCTTCTGGGTCAGTGAGCACTACGGCATTCGCAGCCTCAGCGAGAACGGCCAGCGTCAGCTGGAACTACACGCCCGCGCCGTCGAGAGCGAGATCAGCAAATACACCTACCTGCCCAGCCTGCTGGAGCTCGAATCCAGTGTTTCCCAGCTGCTGGCCGAGCCGTCCCCGGAACTGCGGCAGACGGTCAACGAATACCTCGAAGGCCTGAACCGGCGCAGCCGCAGCCGGGCCATTTATGTGATGGACACCACTGGCCGCGTACTGGCCACCAGCAACTGGCGCGATGTCGACAGTTATCTGGGTGAAGACCTGTCGTTCCGTGCCTATTTCCAGAACGCCGTGCGCGGTCAGCCGGGGCGTTTCTATGGCATCGGCAGCACCAGCGGCGAACCCGGCTATTACCTGGCGCATGGCCTGGAAGAGCACGGCAAGATCATCGGCGTCGCGGTGGTCAAGGTTCGCCTCGAAGCCATGGAAGAACGCTGGCAGCGTGCGCGCCTGGAAGCGTTCGTCAGCGACGAGAACGGCATCATCATCCTCTCCAGCGATCCGGCGCGGCGGCTCAAGTCCGTGGTGCCGTTGAGCGACGACACCAAGGAACGCCTGGCCCGCAGCCTCCAGTACTACTGGTATCCGCTCAATGAACTGCAACCGCTGGCGCGGGAGAAACTGGCCGAAGGCGAGGAAAAACTGACCTTCCCCGCCAACAGTGAGCTGATGTCCGACGAAGAGAACATCAGCTACCTCTCGCAAACCCGGCCGCTGAGCGATACGCCATGGAACTTCACCCTGCTCACGCCCTTGCAAGACCTGCGGCGTGAAGCGATCAATCAGGGGATTCTGGTGGCGGTGGCGTTTGCCCTGGTGGCGTTCCTGCTGATCGCCTGGAACGAGCGGCGCAAGGTGATCGCCACCCGCCTCGCGGCGCGGGAAGCCTTGCAGGAAGCCAACAATCAACTGGAGCGTCGGATTACCGAACGCACCACCGACCTGCGCGCCAGCAACGAACGGCTCAAGGGTCAGATCCGCGAACGCCGCCAGGCGGAAGAAACCTTGCGCCGCGCCCAGGATGAACTGGTCCAGGCCGGCAAACTGGCGGCCATCGGCCAGATGTCCACCAGCATTGCCCACGAACTGAACCAGCCGCTGGCAGCCTTGCGGACCTTGTCCGGCAACACGGTGCGCTTTCTGGAACGGGGTCAGCTGGATGTGGCCAGCACCAACCTCAAGACCATCAACGAACTGATCGACCGCATGGGCCGGATCACCGCCAGCCTGCGTTCCTTCGCCCGCCGTGGCGATGACAAGGGCCAAGCCAGTTTGGGCAAAGCCGTGGACGCCGCCCTGCAACTGCTGGGCAGTCGAATGGAAAACGCGCACCTGCAATTGCATCGCGACCTCAAAGACGTGCAGGTGCAGATCGACCAGACCCGCCTGGAGCAGATCCTGGTCAACCTGATCGGCAACGCGCTCGACGCCATGCAATCGCAGCCTCAACCAGCGCTCTGGCTCGAAGGCGAGGAATTCGACGGCAAGTATCGCCTGCGGGTACGCGACAACGGCCACGGCATCGATGCCGAAGCGCGCAAGCATCTGTTCGAACCGTTCTTCACCACCAAACCCGGCGAACAAGGCCTGGGCCTCGGCCTGACCCTGTCGGCGAGCCTGGCCGCCGCCACTGGCGGGCATCTGGGTGTCGAACACCCGGCCAGCGGTGGCACCACCTTCGTCCTCAGTTTACCGTTGGTAAGCCCTACTCCCGCCGAGCCGATATGAACAACGACCTTAGTGTGCTGATCGTCGAAGACGACCCCCATGTCCTGCTCGGTTGCCAACAGGCGCTGACCCTGGAAGACATTCCCTGCATCGGCGTCGGCAGCGCCGAAGAAGCACTGGAACGGGTGGGCGATAACTTCGCCGGCATCGTCATCAGCGACATCCGCCTGCCGGGCATCGATGGCCTGGAACTGCTGACCCGGCTCAAGGCCCGTGATCGCAGCCTGCCGGTAGTGTTGATTACCGGCCATGGCGATATCTCGATGGCCGTCGGCGCAATGCAGAAAGGCGCCTACGACTTCATGGAGAAACCCTTCTCCCCCGAACGTCTGGTGGACGTCGCCCGCCGCGCGCTGGAGCAACGCAGCCTGGCGCGGGAAGTCACCTCGTTACGTCGACAACTGTTCGAGCGTGATTCCCTCGAAGGCCGGATCATCGGTCGCTCGCCGGCCATGCAGAACCTGCGGGAACTGATCGCCAACGTCGCCGATACATCGGCCAACGTGTTGATCGAAGGCGAGACCGGCACCGGCAAGGAACTGGTTGCGCGCTGCCTGCACGACTTCAGCCGCCGGCACAGCAAACAGTTCGTCGCGCTGAACTGCGGCGGCCTGCCGGAGAACCTGTTCGAAAGCGAAATCTTCGGCCACGAGGCCAACGCCTTCACCGGTGCCGGCAAACGACGGATCGGCAAGATCGAACACGCCGATGGCGGCACGCTGTTCCTCGACGAAGTGGAAAGCATGCCGCTGCCGTTGCAGATCAAACTGCTGCGGGTGTTGCAGGAGCGCACCCTCGAACGCCTGGGATCGAACCAGAGCGTGGCGGTGGATTGTCGGGTGATCGCCGCCACCAAGTCCGATCTGGACGAGTCGAGCAAGGCCGGCGAGTTTCGCAGCGACCTGTATTACCGCCTGAACGTAGTGACCCTGGAACTGCCACCGCTGCGCGAACGCCGCGAAGACATCCTGCAATTGTTCGAGCACTTTTTGCAGCAGTCATCCCTGCGCTTCGACCGCGCCGTGCCGGAACTGGACAACCAGACTCTGTCGACCCTGATGAGCCACGACTGGCCAGGCAACGTGCGCGAACTGCGCAACGTCGCCGAACGCTTCGCCCTCGGCCTGCCGGCCTTCAAGAAAACCGGCGCCAGCGGCAGCAACCAGGGCCTGGCCTTCGCCGAAGCGGTGGAGGCCTTCGAACGCAACCTGCTCAGCGACGCCTTGCAGCGCAGCGGCGGCAACCTGACCCAGGCCAGCCAGGAACTGGGAATGGCCAA includes these proteins:
- a CDS encoding MIP/aquaporin family protein, whose protein sequence is MTTALQQPSLSSQCMAEFLGTALLIFFGTGCVAALKVAGASFGLWEISIIWGVGVSMAIYLTAGVSGAHLNPAVSIALSIFADFEKRKLPFYIFSQVAGAFCGALLVYTLYSNLLFDFEQTHQMVRGTEASLELASVFSTFPNPALSTAQAFLVEVIITAILMGVIMSLTDDNNGLPKGPLAPLLIGLLIAVIGSSMGPLTGFAMNPARDFGPKLMTFFAGWGEISFTGGRDIPYFLIPVFAPIVGACLGAAAYRGLIARHLPGAIPATKDATPAIDGKPRTS
- the glpK gene encoding glycerol kinase GlpK, producing the protein MTDIQNKNYIIALDQGTTSSRAIIFDRDANVVCTAQREFAQHYPQAGWVEHDPMEIFATQSAVMVEALAQAGLHHDQVAAIGITNQRETTVVWDKTTGRPIYNAIVWQCRRSTEICQQLKRDGHEQYISDTTGLVTDPYFSGTKLKWILDNVEGSRERARKGELLFGTIDSWLIWKFTGGKVHVTDYTNASRTMLFNIHTLEWDAKMLDVLDIPREMLPEVKSSSEIYGHTKSGIAIGGIAGDQQAALFGQMCVEPGQAKNTYGTGCFLLMNTGDKAVKSKHGMLTTIACGPRGEVAYALEGAVFNGGSTVQWLRDELKIINDAHDTEYFANKVKDSNGVYLVPAFTGLGAPYWDPYARGALFGLTRGVRVDHIIRAALESIAYQTRDVLDAMQQDSGERLKALRVDGGAVANNFLMQFQADILGTQVERPKMRETTALGAAYLAGLACGFWGSLDELRGKAVIEREFEPALDETAKEKLYAGWKKAVSRTRDWEPHEGAE
- a CDS encoding DeoR/GlpR family transcriptional regulator, with protein sequence MNLPPRQQQILELVRERGYVSIEEMAQLFVVTPQTIRRDINQLAEVNLLRRYHGGAAYDSSVENTAYAMRADQMRDEKQRIGEAIAAQIPDHASLFINIGTTTESIARALLNHSHLKIITNNLHVASMLSAKDDFDVLLTGGNVRRDGGVVGQASVDFINQFKVDFALVGISGIDEDGSLLDFDYQEVRVSQAIIANARQVILAADSSKFGRNAMIRLGPISLVDCLVTDQQPSPALAQLLSQHKIRLEVV
- the glpD gene encoding glycerol-3-phosphate dehydrogenase translates to MPTSTLPTPPLAEVYDIAVIGGGINGVGIAADAAGRGLSVFLCEKDDLASHTSSASSKLIHGGLRYLEHYEFRLVREALAEREVLLAKAPHIVKQMRFVLPHRPHLRPAWMIRAGLFLYDHLGKREKLEGSKSLKFGPDNPLKSEITKGFEYSDCWVDDARLVVLNAMAAREKGAHVHTQTRCVNARRTKGLWHLHLERADGSLFSIRAKALVNAAGPWVAQFIRDDLKMESPYGIRLIQGSHLIVPKLYEGEHAHILQNEDQRIVFTIPYLNHFTLIGTTDREYTGDPAKVAITEGETDYLLKVVNAHFKKQISRDDILHSYSGVRPLCNDESDNPSAVTRDYTLALSGGAEEAPLLSVFGGKLTTYRKLAESALAQLTPYFSYIKPSWTASAPLPGGEDMTTPQALSSRIRDKYDWVPAEIARRWSTTYGSRTWRMLEGVESLADLGEHIGGGLYTREVDYLCSEEWATTADDILWRRSKLGLFTTAAEQQKLKDYLNKVVQNRSKIEAA
- a CDS encoding glutamate/aspartate ABC transporter substrate-binding protein, translated to MRIVPHILGAAIAAALISTPVFAAELTGTLKKIKESGTITLGHRDASIPFSYIADASGKPVGYSHDIQLKIVEAIKKDLDMPNLQVKYNLVTSQTRIPLVQNGTVDVECGSTTNNVERQQQVDFSTGIFEIGTKLLAKKDSPYKDFADLKGKNVVTTAGTTSERILKSMNADKQMGMNVISAKDHGESFQMLETGRAVAFMMDDALLAGEMAKAKKPDDWAVTGTPQSFEIYGCMVRKGDAPFKKAVDDAIIATYKSGEINKIYEKWFMQPIPPKGLNLNFPMSDELKTLIANPTDKAADEKKS
- a CDS encoding amino acid ABC transporter permease — encoded protein: MNYNWDWGVFFKSTGVGSEIYFDWYLSGLGWTIAIAVAAWIIALLLGSILGVMRTVPNRIVSGIATCYVELFRNVPLLVQLFIWYFLVPDLLPQNLQDWYKQDLNPTTSAFLSVVVCLGLFTTARVCEQVRTGIQALPRGQESAARAMGFKLPQIYWNVLLPQAYRIIIPPLTSEFLNVFKNSSVASLIGLMELLAQTKQTAEFSANLFEAFTLATLIYFTLNMSLMLLMRAVEKKVAVPGLISVGGK
- a CDS encoding amino acid ABC transporter permease, whose protein sequence is MEFDFSGIIPSLPGMWNGMVMTLQLMALGVSGGIILGTVLALMRLSHNKVLSNIAGAYVNYFRSIPLLLVITWFYLAVPFVLRWITGEDTPIGAFASCIVAFMMFEAAYFCEIVRAGVQSIPKGQMGAAQALGMTYGQMMRLIILPQAFRKMTPLLLQQSIILFQDTSLVYAVGLVDFLNASRASGDIIGRSNEFLIFAGLTYFIISFAASQLVKRLQKRFAV
- a CDS encoding amino acid ABC transporter ATP-binding protein codes for the protein MISIKNVNKWYGDFQVLTDCSTEVKKGEVIVVCGPSGSGKSTLIKCVNALEPFQKGDIVVDGTSIADPKTNLPKLRSRVGMVFQHFELFPHLTITENLTIAQIKVLGRSKEEATKKGLQLLERVGLSAHAHKHPGQLSGGQQQRVAIARALAMDPIVMLFDEPTSALDPEMVNEVLDVMVQLAHEGMTMMCVTHEMGFARKVADRVIFMDAGKIIEDCKKEEFFGDINARSERAQHFLEKILQH